From a region of the Phycisphaerae bacterium genome:
- the ybeY gene encoding rRNA maturation RNase YbeY has protein sequence MPRKRPTRRSSTLSAARGTGPAARGVGIEVVWRPRRAWGAGPLLRRVAHYAVTAEGFRSGQLTIVVVGSRTMAALHRRFAGAGGTTDVLTFDYGAEAGPGRLDAEVYVCADVAQQRAARRGGTLAAARAELALYVVHGILHLAGYDDHTARDFERMHAREDQLLERLGLGPVFGLLR, from the coding sequence GTGCCTCGTAAACGTCCGACGCGTCGGAGTTCCACCCTGTCGGCCGCGCGCGGCACAGGCCCCGCGGCGCGCGGCGTGGGCATCGAAGTGGTCTGGCGACCGCGGCGGGCGTGGGGCGCCGGGCCGCTGCTGCGGCGCGTCGCGCACTATGCCGTCACGGCGGAGGGGTTTCGTTCCGGGCAATTGACCATCGTCGTGGTCGGGTCACGGACGATGGCCGCGCTGCACCGGCGCTTCGCCGGCGCGGGCGGGACGACGGACGTGCTGACGTTTGACTATGGCGCGGAGGCGGGGCCGGGGCGCCTGGACGCCGAGGTGTATGTTTGTGCGGATGTCGCGCAGCAGCGCGCGGCCCGGCGTGGGGGCACGCTCGCGGCGGCGCGGGCAGAGCTGGCGCTGTACGTTGTGCACGGCATTTTGCACCTGGCCGGCTACGACGATCACACGGCGCGCGATTTCGAGCGCATGCACGCGCGCGAGGATCAGTTGCTCGAACGGCTGGGGCTGGGCCCCGTGTTCGGGCTGCTTCGCTGA
- a CDS encoding ubiquinone/menaquinone biosynthesis methyltransferase, whose product MPPMLPASTRPAWDSDALRDPHAQPDKAVRVEAMFDAIAPTYERVNTVATFGRDTAWRRRTVAAADVRPTDVVLDICCGTGDMLRAFAVHTPRPRLLLGVDFSAGMLAAAHFDGTPVPIRLIRADAVRLPLADASVDVITCAFGVRNFGDLAEGLREMHRVARPGARVLILEFAMPENALLCWAYQLYCDRVVPALAAIISRDRTGAYRYLPRSIRTFANTRVMAGRIADVGFQTVAVQRMNFGGVALYRGVKPGPVNMVDERADR is encoded by the coding sequence ATGCCGCCCATGCTGCCAGCTTCGACCCGCCCAGCCTGGGATTCCGACGCCCTGCGCGATCCGCATGCTCAGCCCGACAAGGCCGTGCGCGTCGAGGCCATGTTCGATGCCATCGCGCCGACATACGAGCGTGTCAACACGGTTGCCACGTTCGGGCGCGACACCGCCTGGCGCCGGCGCACCGTGGCCGCCGCCGATGTGCGGCCTACCGACGTCGTCCTCGATATCTGCTGCGGCACCGGCGACATGCTGCGCGCGTTCGCCGTCCACACGCCGCGGCCACGCCTGCTGCTCGGCGTCGATTTCTCCGCCGGCATGCTGGCGGCCGCGCACTTCGACGGCACGCCCGTCCCCATCCGCCTTATCCGCGCCGATGCCGTGCGCCTGCCGCTGGCGGACGCGTCCGTGGACGTCATCACCTGCGCTTTCGGCGTGCGCAACTTTGGCGATCTGGCGGAAGGGCTGCGCGAAATGCACCGCGTCGCCCGGCCCGGGGCACGCGTGCTGATCCTGGAATTCGCGATGCCCGAGAACGCCCTGCTGTGCTGGGCGTATCAGCTATACTGTGACCGCGTGGTACCGGCGCTGGCGGCGATCATCAGTCGCGACCGCACGGGTGCGTATCGCTACCTGCCGCGTTCGATCCGCACGTTCGCGAACACGCGCGTCATGGCCGGGCGCATCGCGGACGTGGGTTTCCAAACCGTCGCCGTGCAGCGGATGAACTTCGGCGGTGTGGCGTTGTATCGGGGCGTGAAGCCGGGACCAGTGAACATGGTGGATGAAAGGGCAGACCGATGA